A window from Candidatus Arthromitus sp. SFB-rat-Yit encodes these proteins:
- a CDS encoding N-acetylmuramoyl-L-alanine amidase family protein: MKKLILVVVFISLILGVTSLFKYSLSTKELEGVSLKKVVVIDAGHGGFDTGSIGYSKTKEKDITLSIALNLGEKLNEDGFIVYYTRDKDVSLGKNERDDLNVRIKMINSLKPDIFLSIHLNGSDYKSAKGIETYTRESDDKSYLLGESIQDELSSVEYTTDRGVKTTKDRKLAILDRTKHVGILLELGFITNKSDEEYLVSKSGQNTVIECILSGISTYFNKIL; the protein is encoded by the coding sequence ATGAAAAAGTTAATTTTAGTAGTAGTATTTATTTCTCTAATTTTGGGCGTAACATCTCTATTTAAATACTCTCTGAGCACTAAAGAGCTAGAAGGAGTTTCACTTAAGAAAGTAGTAGTTATAGATGCAGGACATGGAGGATTTGATACTGGATCTATAGGATATAGTAAGACAAAAGAGAAGGATATAACTCTAAGTATTGCATTAAATCTTGGTGAAAAACTTAATGAGGATGGATTTATTGTTTATTATACAAGAGATAAGGACGTTTCTTTAGGTAAAAATGAACGTGATGATTTGAACGTAAGAATTAAAATGATAAATAGTTTAAAGCCAGATATATTTTTGTCTATACACTTAAATGGAAGTGATTATAAAAGTGCTAAAGGAATTGAAACATACACAAGAGAGTCAGATGATAAAAGTTATTTACTTGGAGAATCTATACAAGATGAATTGTCATCTGTAGAGTATACGACTGATAGAGGGGTAAAAACAACAAAGGATAGGAAACTTGCGATTTTAGATAGAACAAAACATGTAGGAATATTACTTGAGCTTGGATTTATAACTAATAAAAGTGATGAAGAATATTTAGTTTCAAAAAGTGGACAAAATACTGTGATTGAGTGTATATTATCAGGGATTTCTACTTATTTTAATAAAATTTTATAA
- a CDS encoding MATE family efflux transporter translates to MKKMDFLNSDLKKIFISYLIPGILSSLAVSLYIFVDTMFVGIGVGRDGLTALNVTVPIFTLFTSLYLCIGIGGANIFSLDKASGGKNCNKIFSISVLFTTCIGILISILGILFIDPIGMFLGATQDIIHLFRDYFGILVGFTWAFLISGVIGCFIRNDGAPKLVMVATIVANITNVILDYIFIFEFNMGIRGAVIATVISPIVNILILSTHFLKKNNTLKFCILRFDHKLLGKILNNGFGTFLLEISRGVSIFIFNNILVRLGGNIYVAAYGIILNVSYVIICIFSGIAQSTQPIVSMNYGHGLIERAKKVFRYGFVTSVFIGIVSFLISLIFSENISSLFINNDFELLSITTQGMKIYFIGCIFMAFNIVTIYFFQSIHESQKSILISLCSGVFFIILGFLILIPMFKINGVWFVYPFSEFLGCLVCLLILKKSKIQNKKELIQ, encoded by the coding sequence ATGAAAAAGATGGACTTTTTAAATAGTGATTTAAAGAAAATATTTATTAGCTATTTAATACCTGGTATTCTTTCTTCTTTAGCGGTTTCTCTTTATATATTTGTTGATACTATGTTTGTTGGTATAGGTGTAGGTAGAGATGGACTTACAGCTCTTAATGTAACAGTACCCATTTTTACATTATTTACATCATTATACCTATGTATAGGTATAGGTGGTGCGAATATATTTTCTTTAGATAAAGCAAGTGGAGGGAAAAACTGTAATAAGATATTTAGTATTTCAGTCTTGTTTACAACGTGTATTGGAATTTTAATATCGATTCTTGGGATTTTATTTATTGATCCAATAGGTATGTTTTTGGGAGCAACACAGGATATAATACATTTATTTAGGGATTATTTTGGAATACTTGTAGGATTTACTTGGGCATTTTTAATATCAGGGGTAATTGGATGTTTTATAAGAAATGATGGCGCACCAAAACTTGTTATGGTTGCAACGATTGTTGCGAATATTACAAATGTAATTTTAGATTATATATTTATTTTCGAGTTTAATATGGGAATTAGGGGAGCTGTAATAGCAACTGTAATTTCTCCAATTGTAAATATACTTATATTAAGCACTCATTTTTTAAAAAAGAACAACACTTTAAAATTTTGTATATTGAGGTTTGATCATAAATTATTAGGTAAAATTTTAAATAATGGATTTGGAACTTTTCTTCTTGAAATAAGTAGAGGAGTTAGTATATTTATATTTAATAACATTCTTGTAAGGCTAGGTGGTAATATATATGTTGCAGCATATGGAATAATATTAAATGTGTCATATGTTATAATCTGTATATTCTCTGGGATAGCGCAAAGTACACAACCTATAGTTAGTATGAATTATGGACATGGATTGATTGAAAGGGCTAAAAAGGTGTTTAGGTATGGATTTGTGACCTCTGTTTTTATAGGAATAGTATCTTTTTTAATTTCACTTATATTTTCTGAAAATATCTCATCATTATTTATAAATAATGATTTTGAATTATTATCGATAACAACTCAAGGAATGAAGATTTATTTTATAGGATGTATATTTATGGCATTTAATATTGTAACTATTTACTTTTTTCAATCTATACATGAGTCACAGAAATCTATATTGATTTCGTTATGTTCTGGAGTATTTTTTATAATACTTGGATTTTTGATTCTAATCCCAATGTTTAAAATTAATGGAGTTTGGTTTGTATATCCATTTTCAGAATTTTTAGGGTGTTTGGTATGTTTATTAATTCTAAAAAAGAGTAAAATTCAAAATAAAAAGGAGCTCATTCAATAG
- a CDS encoding ArsR/SmtB family transcription factor, with amino-acid sequence MIIANIKEVAEILRVLSNENRLNIVCYLLERPMTVSELHSKLNHVTQSALSQHLSTLKAHKILISNKSGLAITYSINDQNLGKLIQVLKENYGY; translated from the coding sequence ATGATTATCGCGAATATTAAAGAAGTAGCAGAAATTTTAAGAGTCTTGTCTAATGAAAATAGACTTAATATAGTGTGTTATCTTTTAGAAAGACCAATGACAGTAAGTGAACTTCATAGTAAACTAAATCATGTAACCCAATCAGCATTATCTCAGCATTTATCAACGCTTAAGGCGCATAAAATATTGATTTCTAACAAATCAGGACTTGCGATTACATACTCGATAAATGATCAAAATTTGGGTAAATTAATACAGGTATTAAAAGAAAATTATGGATATTAA
- a CDS encoding NAD(+) synthase: MNFIRVSTSSINTKVCDISHNVSNIKKCINEALRDKSKLILFPELSVTSYSCFDMFLKRTTLEKSYEGIKEILNFSQDKDILIIVGCIFEHNNSLFNSAFIIHKGILLGIVPKTYLPNYQEFYEKRYFTEGFIKCTEVSFMGDKTYFGTDILFCYKDIKIGIEICEDLWAPIPKSSYLSINGANIICNLSASNETNFKHEYRKNLIKYHSSKINAAYLYANSSPSESTTDLVFSSYNAIYENGDLIKESDRFLFENTVCSGIIDIEYLNTSRVNNITFRDSFKYHNQDIKIINIPFDDISYGKFDRKINLNPFIYENQEKNKELFEEIFIMQKCSLEKRLSHVNSSKIILGISGGLDSTLALISSYNAFNLMHIDTKNIIAVTMPGFGTSNKTKNNAISLCKELNVTLKSIDITNSVRQHFKDINHDENIFDVTYENSQARERTQILMDLSNKEGAILLGTGDLSEIALGFSTYNGDHMSMYNINSSIPKTLIKHLLKHYYENYNVSESTKNILIDIINTPISPELLPTDKYDKIIQKTENIIGPYELHDFFLYQFLKNNASFKKIEFLALHAFKSTYPYDVIKNSLNIFIKRFFQNQFKRSAMPDGPKITEISLSPRGDFKMSSDSSYNSFID, translated from the coding sequence ATGAATTTTATACGAGTTAGTACATCAAGTATAAATACAAAGGTATGTGATATTTCTCACAATGTATCGAATATCAAAAAGTGCATAAATGAAGCATTACGTGACAAATCAAAACTCATCTTATTTCCAGAACTCTCAGTAACATCATACTCCTGTTTTGATATGTTCTTAAAAAGAACTACCCTTGAAAAAAGTTATGAAGGTATCAAAGAAATTTTAAATTTTTCTCAAGATAAAGATATTTTAATTATCGTTGGGTGTATTTTTGAGCATAATAACTCTCTTTTTAACTCAGCATTTATAATTCATAAAGGAATACTTCTAGGTATCGTTCCAAAAACATATCTCCCAAATTACCAAGAATTTTATGAAAAAAGATATTTTACAGAAGGATTTATAAAATGTACCGAAGTTTCATTCATGGGAGATAAAACATACTTTGGAACAGATATTTTGTTTTGTTACAAAGATATCAAAATAGGAATAGAAATTTGTGAAGATCTTTGGGCACCAATACCAAAAAGCTCCTACCTATCAATAAATGGAGCAAACATAATATGTAATTTATCTGCATCAAACGAAACAAATTTCAAACACGAATACAGAAAAAACCTCATTAAATATCATAGTTCAAAAATAAACGCAGCATACTTATACGCAAACTCAAGTCCATCTGAATCAACAACAGATCTCGTTTTCTCATCTTACAATGCTATATACGAAAATGGTGATCTTATTAAAGAAAGTGATAGATTCTTATTTGAAAATACTGTATGCTCAGGGATAATCGATATAGAATATTTAAATACATCTCGTGTTAATAACATAACATTTAGAGATTCATTTAAATACCATAACCAAGATATTAAAATAATCAATATACCATTTGATGATATTTCATATGGAAAATTTGATAGGAAAATAAACTTAAATCCCTTTATATACGAAAATCAAGAAAAAAACAAGGAATTGTTTGAGGAAATATTTATTATGCAGAAATGCTCTCTTGAGAAAAGACTATCCCATGTAAATAGTTCTAAAATTATTCTTGGTATAAGTGGGGGTTTGGACTCAACACTTGCACTCATTTCATCATATAATGCCTTTAATCTTATGCACATAGATACTAAAAATATAATTGCTGTAACAATGCCTGGATTTGGAACATCAAATAAAACCAAAAATAATGCAATAAGCCTATGCAAAGAATTAAATGTAACACTTAAATCTATAGATATAACAAATTCAGTTAGACAGCATTTTAAGGATATCAATCATGATGAAAATATTTTTGATGTTACATATGAAAATTCTCAAGCAAGGGAACGCACACAAATACTTATGGATTTATCAAATAAAGAAGGAGCAATACTTTTAGGTACAGGTGATTTATCTGAAATAGCTCTAGGATTTTCTACTTATAACGGAGATCATATGAGTATGTATAACATAAACTCCTCCATTCCAAAAACATTAATAAAACATTTACTTAAACACTATTATGAAAATTATAACGTATCTGAAAGTACCAAAAACATACTTATAGATATAATAAATACTCCGATATCTCCAGAGCTTCTTCCTACAGATAAATACGATAAAATTATTCAAAAAACAGAAAATATCATAGGACCATATGAGTTACACGACTTTTTCCTATATCAATTTTTAAAAAACAATGCATCGTTTAAAAAAATAGAGTTTCTAGCTTTACACGCATTTAAATCCACATATCCTTATGATGTAATAAAAAATTCCCTTAATATTTTCATAAAAAGATTTTTCCAAAATCAATTTAAACGCTCAGCTATGCCTGATGGTCCAAAAATAACTGAAATATCACTCTCTCCAAGAGGAGATTTTAAAATGAGTTCAGACTCTTCATACAATTCATTTATAGATTAA
- a CDS encoding uracil-DNA glycosylase has product MDLLEEFDIFSVKDTFREIIIKESHHEYFKRLMNDLKDEYKNNTIFPKKLDVFNAFKYRDINDIKCVIIGQDPYYKKNEAHGLSFSICDKDLKIPSSLRNIFKELKDDLGINAPCHGNLSSWCEEGVLLINSILTVREGFPNSHKDIGWDIFTNNIIKKLSEFRSNLVFILWGNFAIKKEILINHKKHLIIKSSHPSGLSAHRGFFKSKPFSRTNSYLKEHSLGEIEWKIN; this is encoded by the coding sequence TTGGATTTATTAGAAGAATTTGATATTTTTAGTGTTAAAGATACGTTTAGAGAAATTATAATAAAAGAAAGTCATCATGAATATTTTAAAAGATTGATGAATGATTTAAAAGATGAATATAAAAATAATACTATTTTCCCTAAAAAGCTTGATGTGTTTAATGCTTTTAAATATAGGGATATTAATGATATAAAGTGCGTTATAATTGGACAAGATCCTTATTATAAGAAAAACGAAGCACATGGATTATCTTTCTCTATTTGTGATAAAGATTTAAAAATACCGAGTTCTTTAAGAAATATTTTTAAGGAACTTAAAGATGATTTGGGAATAAATGCTCCATGTCATGGGAATTTAAGTTCATGGTGTGAAGAGGGAGTACTTCTTATAAATTCTATATTAACTGTGCGTGAGGGATTTCCTAATTCTCATAAGGATATTGGGTGGGATATATTTACAAATAATATTATAAAAAAATTATCTGAATTTAGGAGTAATTTAGTTTTTATATTATGGGGTAATTTTGCAATAAAAAAGGAAATTTTAATAAATCATAAGAAACATTTAATAATAAAGTCATCTCATCCGAGTGGACTTTCAGCTCATAGGGGATTTTTTAAATCTAAGCCATTTTCAAGAACTAATAGTTATTTGAAAGAACATTCACTCGGTGAGATTGAATGGAAAATAAATTAA
- a CDS encoding alanine racemase → MEDLYLEVNLSNIDKNIGIIRNILGNKKLIAVVKGDAYGLGIHKICDFIKAKVDLFGVSDLCEGIILYNMGIENEILILTPIIKEEYFKHPLIEKFTITIDNKEILNFIPEYININAHVYVCTGMNRKGIKIEELHEFIKYIENNYNNINITGIYTHLHNTKDENYTLKQIEMFENVVSKYKGKYLIHALNSKGFINKNIRNRANFCDGVRVGNLLYGYDGACLGISKSFDYYSKVISSYMVKKGEFIGYGNKVKLKKDTNICILGIGNIHHIGFYRDFRKNFIYDFLRFIYRYFIKPCEIYKGDKKVKMLGTSNMNLTLVDGEGLEVGDYLRVCISPILGDSSIHKKYINKE, encoded by the coding sequence GTGGAAGATTTATATTTAGAAGTTAATTTATCTAACATAGATAAAAATATTGGTATAATTAGAAATATTTTGGGGAATAAAAAACTCATAGCAGTTGTTAAAGGGGATGCATATGGACTTGGTATACATAAAATATGTGATTTTATTAAGGCAAAAGTAGATTTATTTGGTGTTTCAGATCTTTGTGAAGGTATAATACTTTATAATATGGGGATTGAAAATGAAATTTTAATATTAACTCCAATTATCAAAGAGGAATATTTCAAACACCCGCTTATAGAGAAATTTACTATAACTATAGATAATAAGGAAATTTTAAATTTTATACCTGAATATATTAATATAAATGCTCATGTATATGTGTGTACTGGAATGAATAGAAAAGGTATAAAAATTGAAGAATTACATGAATTTATAAAATACATAGAAAATAATTATAATAATATAAATATAACAGGGATATATACTCATTTGCATAATACAAAAGATGAAAATTATACATTAAAACAAATAGAAATGTTTGAGAATGTTGTATCTAAGTATAAAGGTAAATATTTGATACATGCTTTAAATTCAAAGGGATTTATAAATAAAAATATTAGGAATAGAGCAAATTTTTGCGATGGAGTAAGGGTTGGGAATTTGTTATATGGATATGATGGTGCATGTTTAGGAATATCTAAGAGCTTTGATTATTACTCAAAAGTTATATCATCTTATATGGTTAAAAAAGGAGAATTTATTGGATATGGGAATAAGGTTAAATTAAAAAAAGATACAAATATTTGTATACTTGGGATTGGTAATATACATCATATAGGATTTTATAGAGATTTTAGAAAAAATTTTATATATGATTTTTTGAGATTTATATATAGATATTTTATTAAGCCATGCGAAATATATAAGGGGGATAAGAAGGTCAAAATGCTTGGAACGAGCAATATGAATTTAACGCTTGTTGATGGAGAGGGACTTGAGGTGGGTGATTATCTAAGAGTGTGCATATCTCCTATACTTGGAGATAGTTCTATACATAAAAAATATATAAATAAGGAGTGA
- the dapF gene encoding diaminopimelate epimerase, with translation MRKFFKYEALGNDYIVIDPKNFDITMNSENIVKICHRNFGCGSDGILYGPIFKEDKIFLKIFNPDGSEAEKSGNGIRIFSKYLKDEGYIKDESFKLQTKGGEVLIKYLNNDGSVIKVSMGKVSFNSRDIGVNGDEREVIEEYIHVIDRKFNITSLSIGNPHTVCIFDKLDDESIHKYGKYIENHEMFINRTNVQFVEVIDRNTIKIKIHERGAGYTLASGSSSCAAASVCYKLSLVDSDILVKCDGGDIRVQIDDDGEVFMTGEVSRVYDGVLRMNL, from the coding sequence ATGAGGAAGTTTTTTAAATATGAAGCTCTAGGAAATGATTACATAGTCATTGATCCAAAAAATTTTGATATTACGATGAATTCAGAAAATATAGTTAAAATTTGTCATAGAAATTTTGGATGTGGATCTGATGGAATATTGTATGGTCCAATTTTTAAGGAAGATAAGATATTTTTGAAAATATTTAATCCTGACGGCAGCGAAGCTGAGAAAAGTGGAAACGGGATAAGAATATTTTCAAAATATTTAAAAGATGAGGGATATATAAAAGATGAAAGTTTTAAACTTCAAACAAAAGGGGGAGAGGTTTTAATTAAATATTTAAATAATGATGGGAGCGTTATAAAAGTATCTATGGGTAAAGTATCTTTCAATTCAAGAGATATTGGAGTTAATGGGGATGAAAGAGAAGTTATAGAGGAGTATATACATGTGATCGATAGAAAATTTAATATAACTTCTTTAAGTATTGGTAATCCACATACAGTTTGTATATTTGATAAGCTAGATGATGAAAGCATACATAAATATGGGAAATATATTGAAAACCATGAAATGTTTATAAATAGAACTAATGTTCAATTTGTGGAAGTAATTGATAGAAATACTATTAAAATAAAAATACATGAAAGAGGTGCGGGGTATACACTAGCGTCTGGCTCAAGTAGTTGTGCTGCTGCAAGTGTTTGTTATAAATTATCTTTAGTGGATTCAGATATTTTAGTTAAGTGTGATGGAGGAGATATCAGAGTTCAGATTGATGATGATGGAGAAGTGTTTATGACAGGGGAAGTTTCTAGAGTTTATGACGGTGTTCTTAGGATGAATTTATAA
- a CDS encoding SDR family NAD(P)-dependent oxidoreductase, which produces MEFDFCGKTVLVTGYFSDIGYSICDMYLKNNAKVISTYNKTYEENRVNSGIELFYLDLENLESIYKFINNLKDRGIFKIDILVNNIGVCDINPLIFQNDHKIISIMNVNLTNTIILTKHILKDFMIENGRVINISSIWGRVGASCEIAYSSSKGGINLFTKSLSQEMKSRDIKVIGISPGFIKTKMNKNLSEEDIKVIIDEIPLRLLGEVYHIVDGVKFFSSDYSNLSGEIINIDGGWIL; this is translated from the coding sequence ATGGAGTTTGATTTTTGTGGGAAAACTGTTTTAGTTACGGGGTATTTCAGTGATATAGGGTATAGTATATGCGATATGTATCTTAAGAATAATGCAAAGGTAATATCAACATATAATAAAACTTATGAAGAGAATAGGGTTAATAGTGGTATAGAATTATTTTATTTAGATTTGGAAAATTTAGAGAGTATATATAAATTTATAAATAATCTTAAGGATAGAGGTATATTCAAGATAGATATACTTGTTAATAACATAGGGGTTTGTGATATAAATCCACTAATATTTCAAAATGATCATAAAATTATATCTATAATGAATGTGAATTTGACTAATACTATAATTTTAACAAAACATATTTTAAAAGATTTTATGATTGAGAACGGGAGAGTAATAAATATATCATCAATTTGGGGTAGAGTTGGAGCATCTTGCGAGATTGCATATTCATCATCAAAAGGCGGCATTAATTTATTTACAAAATCATTATCACAAGAGATGAAATCAAGAGATATAAAGGTTATAGGTATATCACCTGGGTTTATTAAAACAAAAATGAACAAGAATTTATCAGAAGAAGATATTAAAGTTATTATAGATGAAATTCCTCTTAGATTACTTGGTGAAGTTTATCATATAGTTGATGGAGTTAAGTTTTTTTCGAGCGATTATTCAAACTTAAGTGGAGAAATTATAAATATAGATGGAGGATGGATTTTATAG
- a CDS encoding TraX family protein, translating to MSAFALKSIAFVLMVLDHIFYYIKDTPIIFTYLGRIVAPIYFYLLVESFFHTRNRKKFTIRLFSFAFIVMFVINFMFKQPMNIFLSMALGVCMLNLIEFIKNNKGNIWKILISCIGIILIICISLYTEATYLGIGMMLIFYFFRDKKFWMILSYIVLSLIDIPFLIGIPNFIKYIFLINYQWMMVFAIIPIMLYNGKPGLRNNFFKYFFYIAYPVHLIIILIIGNTINPYLEYF from the coding sequence ATGAGTGCATTTGCGTTAAAATCGATAGCATTTGTTTTAATGGTTCTTGATCATATTTTTTATTACATAAAAGACACACCGATAATATTTACATATTTAGGGCGTATTGTTGCACCCATATATTTTTATCTTTTAGTTGAGAGTTTTTTTCATACAAGAAATAGAAAGAAATTTACCATACGTTTGTTTAGTTTTGCGTTTATAGTCATGTTTGTTATAAATTTTATGTTTAAGCAACCAATGAACATATTTTTATCTATGGCATTGGGAGTTTGTATGTTAAATTTAATTGAGTTTATTAAAAATAATAAAGGGAATATATGGAAAATATTGATTTCATGTATTGGCATAATTCTTATAATATGTATATCTTTATATACGGAAGCGACTTATTTGGGAATTGGTATGATGCTTATATTTTATTTCTTTAGAGATAAGAAATTTTGGATGATACTTTCCTACATTGTACTCTCGTTAATTGATATACCATTTTTAATAGGCATACCTAATTTTATCAAATACATTTTTTTAATAAATTATCAATGGATGATGGTATTTGCAATTATACCTATTATGTTATATAACGGCAAACCAGGTCTTAGAAATAATTTTTTCAAGTATTTTTTCTACATAGCATACCCTGTTCATTTAATAATTATTTTGATAATTGGAAATACAATTAATCCTTATTTAGAGTATTTTTAA
- a CDS encoding AAA family ATPase, which yields MKHRYRINMQNIDNLDDLQIDIAPFTIFTGDNNSGKSTVMNILYGVGALSKDIIKNGDTNSKEYSVCMDYIRDLKENREGCIDREIGNIFCDFFNVSLVKNKEEFFNKIFNVSIENNYKRFEDSNIFLSDYRIFPKVYISVDDFCDEIIIEGDYVRIPSNFFEDEDYILKLICNKVIEDGFSDTNSSNSIFIPSGRSTFLCYPSIFKTIKYQNLSTDDFINRVENLECVEDGVYSSICNFIERDIVKGVFTNDSYKCSLNGIEIPISMASDSIREIASIVLFLKSKDRITSFFIEEIESHIDLRLQRSIVSAIVRIINAGTKIFMSTNSHVILDQICNFILLNNLNRNKIEGFGYIINDVLNSNDVSIYEFNYGEDNRVFVNKINVDYNGFRIDMREEVLEDISKENLQLKFEMFDNNGR from the coding sequence ATGAAGCATAGGTATAGAATTAATATGCAAAATATAGACAATTTAGATGATTTACAGATAGATATAGCACCTTTTACTATTTTTACTGGTGATAATAACAGTGGTAAAAGTACTGTTATGAATATATTGTATGGTGTGGGTGCGTTATCTAAAGATATAATAAAAAATGGTGACACGAATTCAAAAGAATATTCTGTGTGTATGGATTACATAAGAGATTTAAAGGAAAATAGAGAAGGATGTATAGATAGAGAAATAGGAAATATTTTTTGTGATTTTTTTAATGTATCTTTGGTAAAAAATAAGGAAGAGTTTTTCAATAAGATATTTAATGTAAGTATTGAAAATAATTATAAGAGATTTGAAGACTCTAATATTTTTTTATCTGATTATAGAATCTTTCCAAAGGTTTATATATCTGTTGACGATTTTTGTGATGAGATTATAATTGAAGGGGATTATGTAAGAATACCTTCTAATTTTTTTGAAGATGAAGATTATATACTAAAGCTTATATGTAACAAAGTAATTGAGGATGGATTTAGCGATACGAATTCATCTAATTCTATTTTTATACCTTCAGGAAGAAGTACTTTTTTATGTTATCCTAGTATATTTAAAACCATAAAGTATCAAAATCTAAGTACGGATGATTTTATAAATCGTGTTGAGAATCTTGAGTGTGTAGAAGATGGTGTATACTCAAGTATATGTAACTTTATAGAGAGAGATATAGTTAAAGGTGTTTTTACCAATGATTCATATAAGTGTAGTTTAAACGGAATAGAAATACCAATTAGTATGGCATCTGACTCCATAAGAGAAATTGCATCTATTGTGTTATTTTTAAAATCAAAAGATAGGATCACTTCATTTTTTATAGAGGAAATTGAAAGTCATATTGATCTAAGGTTACAGAGGAGTATTGTAAGTGCTATTGTTAGAATAATAAATGCAGGTACAAAGATATTCATGTCAACTAATAGTCATGTTATATTAGATCAAATATGTAATTTTATATTGCTCAATAATTTAAATAGAAATAAGATTGAGGGATTTGGATATATAATAAATGATGTTTTAAATTCAAATGATGTAAGTATATATGAGTTTAACTATGGAGAGGACAATAGAGTTTTTGTAAATAAAATTAATGTGGATTATAATGGATTCAGGATAGATATGAGAGAAGAGGTTCTTGAAGACATATCAAAAGAGAATTTACAACTTAAGTTTGAGATGTTTGATAATAATGGAAGATAA